One part of the Mesorhizobium sp. M4B.F.Ca.ET.058.02.1.1 genome encodes these proteins:
- a CDS encoding RNA polymerase sigma factor, with product MHKLATPVAAPAGAESLSGDMALVRRALAREAEACRAIIKANNQRLYRIARGVVRNDAEAEDIVQEAYVRAFANLSTFRGGSSLSTWLSRIVINEALGRLRKRKRIVALPENPEAQIIRFPLNPSDDPERTMAQRQILALVERATDSLPDVYRSVFVARVIEGFSMDETADLLGVKPETVKTRLHRARALVRKALDDEIGPVLLDAFPFAGRRCERLTEAVMKRLGIEG from the coding sequence ATGCACAAGCTCGCAACGCCCGTAGCGGCGCCGGCAGGGGCGGAAAGCCTGTCCGGCGACATGGCGCTGGTGCGTCGCGCCTTGGCGCGCGAGGCGGAGGCCTGCCGCGCCATCATCAAGGCTAACAACCAGCGTCTCTACCGCATCGCGCGCGGCGTTGTGCGCAACGACGCCGAGGCCGAGGACATCGTGCAGGAGGCCTATGTGCGGGCCTTCGCCAATCTTTCAACTTTTCGTGGCGGATCCTCGCTCTCGACCTGGCTGTCGCGCATCGTCATCAACGAGGCGCTCGGTCGGCTGCGCAAGCGAAAACGGATCGTGGCGCTGCCCGAAAACCCGGAGGCGCAGATCATCCGCTTCCCTCTAAACCCCAGCGACGATCCGGAGCGGACGATGGCGCAGCGGCAGATCCTCGCACTGGTCGAACGGGCGACCGACAGCCTGCCCGACGTCTACCGCAGCGTGTTCGTAGCCCGCGTCATAGAGGGCTTCAGCATGGACGAGACCGCCGACCTGCTTGGCGTCAAGCCCGAGACCGTCAAGACCAGGCTGCACCGGGCGCGCGCCCTGGTGCGCAAGGCGCTGGACGACGAGATCGGCCCGGTGCTGCTCGACGCCTTCCCCTTCGCCGGCCGCCGCTGCGAGCGGCTGACCGAGGCGGTGATGAAAAGACTGGGGATCGAAGGCTGA
- a CDS encoding DUF4142 domain-containing protein, which translates to MLTRPTVALAALLMLGAAPLAQAADKPTDPQIAHIAYTAGTIDIEAAKLAIEKSKTKEVVDFANDMVRDHEAVNKQALDLVKKLNVTPEDNATSQALAKAAAEERGKLAKLDGAAFDKAYVENEVAYHKQVNGALETLLIPSASNAELKSLLETGLKIFQGHQQHAEHVAGSLK; encoded by the coding sequence ATGCTTACCCGACCGACCGTTGCCCTCGCCGCCCTGCTCATGCTCGGCGCAGCGCCGCTGGCGCAGGCCGCCGACAAGCCGACCGATCCGCAGATCGCCCACATCGCCTACACGGCGGGCACGATCGACATCGAGGCGGCGAAGCTGGCGATCGAGAAGTCCAAGACCAAGGAGGTCGTGGATTTCGCCAACGACATGGTGCGCGACCATGAGGCGGTGAACAAGCAGGCGCTCGACCTGGTCAAGAAGCTCAATGTCACGCCGGAGGACAACGCCACGAGCCAGGCGCTGGCCAAGGCGGCGGCAGAAGAACGCGGCAAGCTCGCGAAGCTCGACGGCGCGGCCTTCGACAAGGCCTATGTCGAGAATGAGGTGGCCTACCACAAGCAGGTCAACGGGGCGCTGGAGACCCTGCTCATCCCGTCGGCGAGCAATGCCGAGTTGAAGAGCCTGCTGGAAACCGGGCTGAAGATCTTCCAGGGGCATCAGCAGCATGCCGAGCATGTCGCCGGCAGCCTGAAATGA
- a CDS encoding cupredoxin family copper-binding protein yields the protein MTALTRPALAALALALTASPASAATITVTIDKLVFSPASVEAKVGDTVEWVNKDGLAHTATVKGGWEAMIPPKSRGRMTLTEAGAVDYFCRFHPNMKGRVAVSP from the coding sequence ATGACGGCGCTGACACGGCCGGCATTAGCGGCGCTGGCGCTGGCGCTCACCGCCAGCCCGGCGTCCGCAGCCACGATCACGGTAACGATCGACAAGCTTGTTTTTTCGCCAGCAAGCGTCGAGGCCAAGGTCGGCGACACGGTCGAATGGGTGAACAAGGATGGGTTGGCCCACACGGCCACGGTGAAGGGCGGTTGGGAGGCGATGATCCCGCCGAAGTCGAGGGGAAGGATGACTCTCACGGAAGCCGGGGCGGTCGACTATTTCTGCCGCTTCCATCCCAACATGAAGGGCCGTGTCGCCGTTTCGCCCTGA